The following coding sequences lie in one Arachis hypogaea cultivar Tifrunner chromosome 4, arahy.Tifrunner.gnm2.J5K5, whole genome shotgun sequence genomic window:
- the LOC112794214 gene encoding universal stress protein PHOS34, with protein sequence MPRSNHRRLGVAMDFSPCSVAALKWAVENFAREGDHIILLIIRPDVNYEHGEMQLWELTGAPYIPLNEFTDAEVMKKYGLKPTPEAIEVSQKAAKDKKVEVLMKIFWGDPREKICQAVDSIPLEALFMGNRGLGPLQRAFMGSVSNYVVNHATCPVTVVKSDNQNKS encoded by the exons ATGCCACGTAGTAATCATAGGAGACTGGGAGTGGCCATGGATTTCTCGCCGTGCAGCGTCGCGGCGCTCAAATGGGCGGTGGAAAATTTTGCCAGAGAAGGAGACCATATCATCCTCCTCATCATTCGCCCAGACGTTAACTACGAGCATGGCGAGATGCAGCTCTGGGAACTCACCGGAGCTC CTTACATACCCCTAAACGAGTTCACTGATGCTGAGGTCATGAAGAAATATGGACTGAAGCCCACTCCCGAAGCAATTGAAGTGTCCCAAAAAGCTGCAAAGGATAAAAAA GTAGAGGTACTCATGAAAATCTTTTGGGGTGACCCTCGTGAAAAGATTTGCCAAGCAGTCGATTCAATACCTTTAGAGGCTCTTTTCATGGGAAATAGAGGCCTTGGTCCCCTCCAAAG GGCCTTTATGGGAAGTGTGAGCAACTATGTAGTGAATCATGCCACATGTCCAGTCACTGTGGTGAAAAGTGACAATcaaaataaaagttaa